A single genomic interval of Takifugu flavidus isolate HTHZ2018 chromosome 19, ASM371156v2, whole genome shotgun sequence harbors:
- the LOC130515994 gene encoding creatine kinase B-type translates to MPFGNTHNQFKMNYSADQEYPDLSTHNNHMAKVLTPEMYANLRDKETPSGFTLDDVIQTGVDNPGHPFIMTVGCVAGDEETYEVFKELLDPVIEDRHGGYKPTDKHKTDLNSDNLQGGDDLDPNYVLSSRVRTGRSIRGFCLPPHCSRGERRSIENLSIESLDVLDGDLKGKYYALKNMTEDEQQQLIDDHFLFDKPVSPLLLASGMARDWPDGRGIWHNDNKTFLVWVNEEDHLRVISMQKGGNMREVFTRFCTGLTKIESLFKERGHEFMWNEHLGYVLTCPSNLGTGLRAGVHVKLPNLSKHELFGEVLKRLRLQKRGTGGVDTAAVGGVFDISNADRLGFSEVELVQMVVDGVNLLVEMEKRLEAGESIDDLMPEQK, encoded by the exons ATGCCTTTCGGAAACACTCACAACCAGTTCAAGATGAACTACTCAGCCGACCAGGAGTACCCTGACCTGAGCACCCACAACAACCACATGGCCAAGGTGCTCACACCTGAGATGTACGCTAACTTGAGGGACAAGGAGACGCCCAGTGGCTTCACCCTGGACGATGTCATCCAGACTGGTGTCGATAACCCAG GTCATCCTTTCATCATGACCGTGGGCTGTGTTGCTGGTGATGAGGAGACTTACGAGGTGTTTAAAGAGTTGCTGGATCCAGTGATCGAAGACCGCCATGGAGGGTACAAACCAACCGACAAACACAAGACGGATCTGAACTCTGATAATCTGCAG GGTGGAGACGATCTGGATCCAAACTATGTTCTCAGCTCTCGCGTCCGCACCGGAAGGAGCATCCGTGGTTTCTGCCTGCCACCACACTGCAGCCGTGGGGAGCGCCGCAGCATCGAAAACCTCTCCATTGAAA GTTTGGATGTTCTGGATGGGGACTTGAAAGGGAAGTACTATGCTCTGAAGAACATGACAgaggacgagcagcagcagctgatcgatgaccacttcctgtttgataaacCAGTTTCTCCACTGCTGCTTGCGTCCGGCATGGCCCGCGACTGGCCTGATGGCCGGGGTATCTG gCACAACGACAACAAGACCTTTCTGGTGTGGGTGAACGAGGAAGATCACCTGCGCGTCATCAGCATGCAGAAAGGTGGCAACATGAGGGAAGTGTTCACCCGCTTCTGCACCGGACTCACTAAG ATCGAGTCCCTGTTTAAGGAACGTGGTCACGAGTTCATGTGGAATGAACATCTGGGctatgtcctcacctgtccgtccAACCTGGGGACTGGTCTGAGGGCTGGCGTTCATGTCAAACTGCCGAACCTTAGCAAACACGAGCTGTTCGGGGAAGTCTTGAAGCGGCTGAGGCTGCAGAAGAGAGGCACAG GTGGTGTGGACACAGCGGCAGTGGGTGGAGTCTTCGACATCTCTAACGCAGACCGTCTGGGCTTCTCAGAGGTGGAGCTGGTTCagatggtggttgatggtgtGAACCTATTGGTGGAGATGGAGAAACGTTTGGAGGCCGGCGAGAGCATCGATGACCTGATGCCAGAACAGAAGTGA